In the genome of Podarcis raffonei isolate rPodRaf1 chromosome W, rPodRaf1.pri, whole genome shotgun sequence, one region contains:
- the LOC128406021 gene encoding syncytin-2-like has translation MHILDINMILLLILIPWEGEGSLNLSKFAKYGFHHNHNMWVGLAEMVANVTNRTNCLVCSLGPDDSEGGMPLLPIPLNAIGMVSEMPHQTEVQNFPGWNSTKPIRVIPVQGEFCVHKSSEAADSTMIGSSHCHYTWDYIKNSQTWANGTTYRTRNTLPCAPPFIHAWKMVWNITVTEKGNLTYCTVNSVPLLIFRLMHSTYQKPQTRWLWWICGEWAYKKLPSKWSGTCFLGWVLPPMWIMPTSSAKRTRRNADISHIAGGSTQSWSDTDDWPPERIIAYYEPASWNPDELIQGARDPIYNLNRIIRLQAVVELVTNATAQSLRLIAQQLDESRAAILQLKMGMDYVLARQGGLCGVLNLTGNACCFNISDNGFVYGAMYHFMF, from the exons atgcatatactagacatcaacatgattttattattaatcctgatcccttgggaaggggaagggtccttgaatttgagcaaatttgctaaatatggattccaccataaccacaatatgtgggtaggcttagctgagatggtagccaatgttacaaataggaccaattgccttgtttgctctcttgggccagatgattcagagggaggtatgcccttattaccaataccattaaatgccattggtatggtaagcgaaatgccacaccaaacagaagtacagaatttccccggatggaactcaactaaaccaatacgagttatacctgtacaaggggaattctgtgtacataaatcatcagaggcagctgattctaccatgataggctcttctcattgccactatacttgggattatattaagaatagtcaaacctgggcaaacggtactacctatcgaactcggaataccttgccctgtgcacctccttttattcatgcatggaaaatggtgtggaacataactgtgacagaaaaaggcaatctaacatactgcactgtgaactctgtaccccttttgatatttcgccttatgcactccacataccaaaaacctcagacccgatggttgtggtggatatgtggagaatgggcatacaagaaactcccttccaaatggagtgggacttgtttcctgggatgggtattaccaccaatgtggattatgcccactagttcagccaagcgtacacgaagaaacgctgatatttctcatatagcaggaggaagtacccaaagttggagcgatactgatgattggccaccagagcgcattatagcctattatgaacctgcctcctggaatcctgatgagctcatacaaggggctcgggatcctatttataatctaaacagaataattcgattgcaagcagtagtggaacttgtaaccaatgcaacggcccagagtttgagacttattgcacaacagttggatgaaagtagagccgccattttgcagctgaaaatgggaatggattatgtacttgccaggcagggaggcctatgtggagtcttgaacttgacagggaatgcctgttgctttaacatttctgataatg gttttgtgtatggtgccatgtatcatttcatgttttag